From a single Pseudobutyrivibrio xylanivorans genomic region:
- a CDS encoding glycosyl hydrolase 53 family protein, which yields MFRRGSKSGARILSLLSAFAMLGGQIYFPMEAKAEESESWKATDLIENGDFETGDLTGWTVDMPDSDGDAVGYKIKVDEWASNNKTNIFNYWNNNDSASFELSQKIKHVTAGTYKLSFEADGAEDSSGLKLNINDESVAIKTSGWDKWTEFSTDSFTIEDETDLKLVISGDLTSGYWGDVDNFVLYKLEDEESSDDENKDDENKDEDPESEDDKDKDKDKEKEEVEPEESDIIVKPVDGCDEDFITGVDVSSYIALKNSGVKYYDFDGNELSDKEYFVFLKECGVNYVRIRVWNDPKDSEGNGYGGGNCDLNKAIKMGKWITDAGMKVLIDFHYSDFWADPGKQTAPKAWKSMTIDEKEEALESFTVDSLQKIIDAGVDVGMVQVGNETNNGIAGEKSWENMAKLFSAGSKGVRKVAKENDKDILVAVHFTNPETSGRYEGYAKNLKEYDVDYDVFATSYYPYWHGTLSNLKSVLSNIADKYNKKVMVAETSYVYTLEDGDGCENTEREGKNDPLNFDVSVQGQADSVRSVVETVASVKGGIGVFYWEPAWLPVQVYDKDADDAEEVLASNKEKWEKYGSGWAASYAKEFDKDVRDWGAGGAVVENEAWFDFKGHPLSSAKIYKYIRTGAKAKVKILKVEVSDVEFELGNEIKLPETATVIYNDGTKLDKEVIWNETELAEVKEKGVGEYEIHGTVETAEENFEVVCKLTVKPKNYLVNAGFEDGNTAWAIDDIGNSDGKNGVGIQADASNVKTGSMCLKFWDNEAINYVVEQKVTLDKGIYKLGAFVEGGDCGDAAEFKLYAKVKEDTLSVDTGVTGWQNWANPEVGEITVKADGTEVTVGVSVKAASGGWGAWDDFYLYRTGDCAGDDSSDDVIDDDDDNKDDNPDIDNPGDNPGDNPGDNPGDNNNDNKDDNPTDNKNDNKPADVKEIVEQVHQAVKVFVEKVVVPVVKEVCRIFKKIFGWF from the coding sequence ATGTTTAGAAGAGGGTCTAAAAGTGGGGCTAGAATACTTAGCCTTTTATCGGCTTTTGCTATGCTTGGTGGACAAATATATTTTCCGATGGAAGCAAAAGCTGAAGAAAGTGAAAGCTGGAAGGCTACAGATTTAATTGAAAATGGAGATTTTGAGACAGGAGATTTAACTGGGTGGACAGTGGATATGCCGGATAGTGATGGTGATGCTGTTGGTTATAAAATCAAAGTTGATGAATGGGCAAGCAATAACAAAACCAATATTTTTAACTATTGGAATAATAATGACAGTGCTTCATTTGAGCTTTCTCAGAAGATTAAGCATGTTACCGCAGGCACTTATAAGCTTTCCTTTGAAGCAGATGGTGCAGAGGACTCTTCAGGCTTAAAGCTTAATATTAATGATGAATCTGTAGCTATTAAGACTTCAGGCTGGGATAAGTGGACAGAATTTTCTACTGACAGTTTTACAATTGAAGATGAAACTGATTTAAAGCTTGTTATTAGTGGAGATTTAACCTCTGGTTACTGGGGTGATGTTGATAACTTTGTTTTATATAAATTAGAGGATGAAGAAAGCTCTGATGATGAAAACAAAGATGATGAAAATAAGGATGAGGACCCAGAGTCAGAGGATGATAAAGACAAGGATAAGGATAAAGAAAAAGAAGAAGTAGAGCCAGAGGAGTCAGATATCATTGTAAAGCCTGTGGATGGCTGTGATGAGGATTTCATTACTGGTGTTGATGTAAGCTCATATATTGCACTTAAAAATAGTGGAGTAAAGTACTATGACTTTGATGGAAATGAGCTTTCAGACAAGGAATACTTTGTTTTCCTTAAGGAATGCGGAGTGAACTATGTCCGTATCAGAGTGTGGAATGATCCTAAGGATTCCGAGGGCAATGGTTATGGCGGTGGAAACTGTGATTTGAACAAAGCCATTAAAATGGGCAAGTGGATTACAGATGCTGGCATGAAGGTGCTAATTGATTTCCATTATTCAGATTTCTGGGCTGACCCTGGAAAGCAGACTGCGCCTAAAGCTTGGAAGTCAATGACTATCGATGAGAAGGAAGAGGCTCTTGAGAGCTTTACAGTAGATAGCCTCCAAAAGATTATTGATGCAGGTGTTGATGTTGGAATGGTTCAGGTAGGAAATGAAACCAACAATGGTATCGCTGGTGAGAAAAGCTGGGAGAACATGGCAAAGCTTTTCTCTGCTGGCAGTAAGGGCGTAAGAAAGGTCGCAAAGGAAAACGACAAAGATATATTAGTAGCTGTTCATTTTACAAATCCTGAAACAAGTGGAAGATATGAGGGCTATGCAAAGAACCTCAAGGAGTATGATGTGGACTATGATGTATTCGCTACATCTTACTATCCATATTGGCATGGAACACTTAGCAATCTGAAGAGTGTGTTATCAAATATCGCTGACAAGTACAACAAGAAGGTAATGGTTGCCGAGACCTCTTATGTATACACCCTTGAGGATGGTGATGGTTGTGAAAATACAGAGCGTGAAGGAAAAAATGATCCACTGAATTTTGACGTGTCTGTTCAGGGACAGGCTGATTCAGTTAGAAGCGTTGTAGAAACTGTGGCTTCTGTAAAAGGTGGAATCGGAGTATTTTACTGGGAACCAGCATGGCTTCCTGTGCAGGTTTATGACAAGGACGCAGATGATGCAGAGGAGGTTCTTGCATCAAACAAGGAAAAATGGGAAAAATACGGAAGTGGCTGGGCTGCTTCTTATGCAAAGGAATTTGATAAGGATGTTCGCGACTGGGGTGCAGGTGGTGCTGTAGTTGAAAATGAGGCTTGGTTCGATTTTAAGGGACACCCACTTTCATCAGCAAAGATTTATAAGTACATTCGTACAGGCGCAAAGGCTAAGGTAAAGATTCTTAAAGTAGAGGTTTCCGATGTAGAGTTTGAACTTGGAAATGAGATTAAACTTCCTGAGACTGCTACAGTAATCTATAACGATGGAACAAAGCTAGACAAGGAAGTAATCTGGAACGAAACAGAACTAGCTGAAGTAAAAGAAAAAGGCGTTGGCGAATATGAAATTCACGGAACAGTTGAGACAGCAGAGGAGAATTTTGAGGTTGTCTGCAAGTTGACTGTAAAGCCAAAGAATTATCTTGTGAATGCAGGCTTTGAGGATGGAAACACAGCATGGGCAATCGATGATATTGGAAATTCAGATGGCAAAAATGGTGTTGGAATTCAGGCAGATGCATCAAATGTGAAGACAGGTAGTATGTGTCTTAAGTTCTGGGACAACGAGGCTATCAATTACGTTGTTGAGCAGAAGGTTACTTTGGATAAAGGAATTTATAAGCTAGGTGCTTTTGTTGAAGGTGGAGACTGTGGTGATGCAGCAGAGTTCAAGCTTTATGCAAAGGTGAAGGAGGACACTCTTTCAGTTGATACGGGTGTGACTGGTTGGCAGAACTGGGCAAATCCAGAGGTTGGTGAAATCACAGTAAAGGCTGATGGCACAGAAGTAACAGTTGGCGTAAGCGTAAAGGCAGCTTCAGGAGGCTGGGGCGCCTGGGATGATTTTTATCTCTATAGGACAGGTGATTGCGCAGGAGATGATTCTTCTGATGATGTAATTGATGATGACGATGACAACAAAGATGACAACCCAGATATAGATAATCCAGGAGATAATCCAGGAGACAACCCTGGAGATAACCCAGGTGATAACAACAATGACAATAAAGATGATAACCCAACAGATAACAAGAATGACAACAAGCCTGCTGATGTGAAGGAAATAGTTGAGCAGGTTCACCAGGCAGTTAAGGTGTTTGTTGAGAAGGTTGTAGTACCTGTTGTAAAAGAGGTTTGCAGAATATTTAAGAAAATATTCGGTTGGTTTTAA
- a CDS encoding LacI family DNA-binding transcriptional regulator, with protein sequence MQEIELKKIAEELNISQTTVSRALSGNGRVSEDTKQKIANFLKENDYTLKNRSNDYGKKHTGNICVTIPGEGKFAETPFFHATLMSILDYYSTRNYNVIPVKTKANDIRELEKIIKLHKVDGVILTRTIKHGVDINFLKSNNVPFVVIGSYDDDDVYQVDVDQENGCKELTSVLLKMGYRRLALLCADMTHVVTQSRYAGFLKAHVENDLGINTQFIFDETGYPQQTAQAIDDCLKNQIECIICMDDNICINVLNRLKAENVVVPRDIKVASFFNSSVLEMHYPPITALEFNTSDLAWTAAKMLYELLGGNEVPHRQMLSHQLLLRDSTQNSSVRNQ encoded by the coding sequence ATGCAGGAAATTGAGCTTAAGAAAATTGCAGAGGAATTAAATATTTCCCAGACAACAGTATCAAGGGCATTATCTGGAAATGGAAGAGTATCCGAGGATACGAAGCAGAAAATTGCAAACTTTTTGAAAGAGAACGATTATACCCTAAAGAATCGTTCCAATGACTATGGCAAGAAACACACAGGTAATATTTGCGTGACTATACCAGGTGAGGGAAAGTTTGCTGAAACCCCATTTTTTCATGCTACGTTAATGAGCATTTTGGATTATTATTCCACCAGAAATTACAACGTAATCCCCGTGAAGACAAAAGCGAATGATATTCGTGAGCTGGAAAAGATTATAAAGCTTCACAAAGTTGATGGAGTGATTCTTACTCGTACAATCAAACATGGAGTGGACATCAACTTTTTGAAAAGCAATAATGTTCCTTTTGTAGTTATTGGTTCCTACGACGATGATGATGTTTATCAGGTTGATGTTGATCAGGAAAATGGCTGCAAGGAGCTAACCTCTGTATTGTTGAAAATGGGCTACCGCAGACTTGCTTTGCTTTGTGCGGACATGACTCACGTTGTTACTCAAAGCAGATATGCGGGATTTCTCAAGGCTCACGTGGAAAATGATTTGGGAATAAACACGCAATTTATTTTTGATGAAACTGGTTATCCACAACAGACTGCCCAAGCGATTGATGACTGTTTGAAGAATCAGATTGAATGCATCATTTGTATGGATGATAACATCTGTATAAATGTGCTGAATCGACTGAAGGCAGAAAATGTTGTGGTTCCGAGAGATATCAAAGTAGCATCATTTTTTAACAGTTCAGTTTTGGAAATGCATTATCCACCTATTACAGCTTTGGAGTTTAACACGAGTGACCTGGCCTGGACTGCAGCTAAAATGCTATATGAACTGCTTGGGGGGAATGAGGTCCCTCACAGGCAGATGCTGAGTCATCAGCTGTTATTAAGGGATTCAACGCAGAATAGTTCTGTAAGAAATCAATAA
- a CDS encoding MATE family efflux transporter: protein MKQVDFENGRTLTNIFKTALPMLVAQILNLLYNIVDRIYIARIPEVGTVALGAVGLCFPLVILITAFTNMYGSGGAPLFSIARGKKDDREAEEIQNTSFFLLIITAIALIIIGEIFGQPVLSIFGASDASMVYALPYLRIYLLGTIFSMVATGMNPFITAQGFSTVGMTTVIVGAAANIVLDPIFIFALHMGVQGAAVATIISQALSAAYVVKFLFGNKCEYRLKLMNFTEFKRCRYRASKIIALGTAGFMTYFTNAVVQISCNSVLANVGGDIYVSVMTIVNSARQMMETPIIAISEGTSPIISYNYGAHKFDKIKKSIVIMFSLEMIYTICVWLIIRFAPEVIIGVFTSDKTILKDAIPAFNLYFSTFVFMVFQYVGQIVFKSLGRKGHAIFFSLFRKIVIVAPLTYILPYLFKMGTNGVFAAEPISNVVGGMACFITMFIVVNRMFKVEKNSNNPL from the coding sequence TTGAAACAGGTAGATTTTGAAAACGGGAGAACATTAACTAATATTTTCAAGACAGCTCTTCCAATGTTGGTTGCCCAGATATTAAATCTCCTATACAACATAGTTGATAGAATCTATATAGCCAGAATTCCAGAGGTTGGAACGGTAGCCCTTGGAGCTGTTGGACTTTGCTTTCCGCTAGTTATATTGATTACCGCATTTACGAATATGTACGGAAGCGGTGGCGCTCCATTGTTTTCCATTGCCAGAGGTAAAAAGGATGATAGAGAAGCAGAAGAAATTCAGAACACTTCCTTTTTCCTGCTAATTATTACAGCAATAGCATTGATTATAATCGGAGAGATTTTTGGACAGCCGGTACTTAGCATATTCGGTGCTTCAGATGCATCTATGGTTTATGCATTACCGTATTTACGAATTTATTTACTAGGAACCATTTTCTCCATGGTTGCCACTGGAATGAATCCATTTATTACTGCACAGGGATTTTCTACAGTTGGAATGACCACTGTAATTGTGGGAGCAGCGGCTAATATTGTTTTAGATCCGATTTTTATTTTCGCACTTCATATGGGAGTGCAGGGAGCGGCAGTTGCTACGATTATTTCACAAGCTCTTTCAGCCGCTTATGTTGTTAAATTCCTGTTTGGAAATAAGTGTGAGTACAGACTGAAACTGATGAACTTTACAGAGTTCAAAAGATGCCGTTACAGAGCGTCAAAGATTATTGCTCTAGGTACTGCAGGCTTCATGACTTATTTTACAAATGCAGTGGTCCAGATTTCCTGCAACAGTGTTCTTGCAAATGTGGGTGGTGATATTTACGTTTCAGTTATGACTATTGTAAACAGTGCACGTCAGATGATGGAGACTCCGATTATTGCAATTTCAGAGGGTACTTCGCCAATCATCAGTTACAATTACGGAGCCCATAAATTTGACAAGATAAAGAAATCAATTGTAATCATGTTCTCTCTTGAGATGATTTACACAATTTGCGTATGGCTGATAATCAGGTTTGCACCTGAGGTAATTATCGGTGTATTCACCAGTGACAAGACTATTTTGAAGGATGCAATTCCAGCCTTTAATTTGTATTTTTCTACCTTTGTTTTTATGGTGTTCCAGTACGTGGGTCAGATTGTGTTTAAGTCACTTGGAAGAAAGGGACATGCAATCTTCTTCTCACTGTTTAGAAAGATTGTTATTGTTGCACCGCTTACCTATATTCTTCCATATCTTTTCAAGATGGGAACAAACGGAGTTTTTGCAGCAGAGCCAATCAGTAATGTTGTAGGTGGCATGGCATGCTTCATTACAATGTTTATAGTTGTGAACAGGATGTTTAAGGTTGAAAAAAATAGCAATAATCCTTTGTAG
- a CDS encoding carboxylesterase family protein, translating to MLRETTVENGAVRGLPGSDPRVTVFKGIPFAAPPVGANRFRAPQPAEDWDGVKDCFEFGPLSMQDVPQGGDGLYDREWHVDTGLKDSEDCLYLNIWTPAKAKDEKLPVLVWFFGGAFQWGYTAEMEFDGERLARRGVIVVSVNYRLNCFGFLAHPDITKEAPEAPGNFGLLDQKAGLHWVARNIAAFGGDPDRITIAGQSAGGASTMNQLVCEENRDIVKGAVILSGIIRMPNPDADIFRPLSLKDAEKLGEEFFASLGVKTLAEARALSADEIFNGYNRFVQNHPRMFPIMDGVFCKSDPVERFVNGDCADVPVIAGNTSDEFLVDKINMVEHSVKSAFTDALKKNPNRKLYYYRFDTDIPGDGVDYPGNFHSVDLWFFFESLGKCHRPYEGRHFELARQMCDYFANFIMSGNPNGNGKDRYPLPSWKPFNASEKDEMEFLSQGAKPRCEGGIRQNSRKQAVNPYLPNWEYIPDGEPYVFGDRVYVYGSHDSFNGAAFCLGDYVCWSAPVDDLGNWHYEGVIYRKTDDPLNEDGYMCLYAPDVTVGPDGKYYLYYVLDKVSIVSVAVSDTPAGPFKFYGYVHYGDGTRLGEKDGDEPQFDPGVMTEGEETYLYTGFCGQGDKSRSGAQFTVLGPDMLTIKKAPEIIVPGNCYSEGTGFEGHAFFEAPSIRKHDDTYYFIYSSEVMHELCYATSASPAGPFTYGGVIVSNCDLHIDSYKPADKPTAAGANNHGSIVQISEDWYIFYHRHTNGTWLSRQGCAEKIKFLEDGSIPQVEITSCGLNDGPLSDVGEYPSYIACHIFNEKTGIYVQKDYPRIEQEFGNTGHEDSYICDITDSTVIGFKYFDFHGVKGIRVKTRGYGAGTFEVLTALDGEVLGTVDIEFDNIWTAHEGSFTPANGASSLYLRFKGTGNTQLSSVEILH from the coding sequence ATGCTTAGAGAAACAACAGTAGAAAATGGTGCAGTACGAGGACTGCCAGGATCGGATCCTAGAGTTACAGTATTTAAGGGAATTCCGTTTGCGGCGCCTCCAGTTGGGGCTAATAGATTCCGTGCTCCACAGCCAGCAGAAGATTGGGATGGAGTAAAAGATTGCTTTGAATTTGGCCCATTATCTATGCAGGATGTGCCACAAGGTGGCGACGGCTTGTATGACAGAGAGTGGCATGTGGATACTGGCTTAAAGGATAGCGAGGATTGTTTATATCTCAATATCTGGACACCTGCCAAGGCAAAGGATGAGAAGCTTCCAGTATTGGTATGGTTCTTTGGAGGTGCCTTCCAATGGGGTTATACAGCGGAGATGGAATTTGATGGTGAGCGTTTAGCAAGAAGAGGTGTTATTGTTGTCAGCGTAAATTACAGACTTAACTGCTTTGGATTTTTAGCTCATCCTGATATTACAAAGGAAGCTCCAGAGGCTCCAGGCAACTTTGGACTTTTGGATCAGAAGGCTGGACTCCATTGGGTAGCAAGAAACATTGCTGCTTTTGGAGGTGACCCAGATAGAATCACAATCGCAGGTCAGTCTGCAGGTGGTGCCAGCACAATGAATCAGCTGGTTTGTGAGGAGAACAGAGATATCGTAAAGGGTGCTGTTATTCTAAGCGGTATCATCCGTATGCCTAACCCTGATGCAGATATTTTTAGACCACTGAGTCTTAAAGATGCAGAAAAACTAGGAGAAGAATTTTTTGCATCATTGGGTGTTAAGACCTTGGCAGAAGCAAGAGCTTTATCTGCTGATGAAATTTTTAATGGCTATAACAGATTTGTTCAGAATCATCCTAGAATGTTTCCTATCATGGATGGGGTATTCTGCAAGAGTGACCCAGTCGAGCGTTTTGTGAATGGTGATTGTGCTGATGTTCCAGTTATCGCAGGAAACACTTCAGATGAATTTTTAGTAGATAAAATCAATATGGTGGAGCATTCAGTTAAGAGTGCATTTACAGATGCTCTTAAAAAGAATCCAAACAGAAAGCTTTACTATTATCGTTTTGATACAGACATCCCAGGTGATGGAGTAGATTATCCGGGAAATTTCCACTCCGTAGATTTATGGTTCTTCTTTGAGAGTCTTGGTAAGTGTCACCGTCCATACGAAGGAAGACATTTTGAGTTGGCTAGACAGATGTGCGATTACTTTGCAAACTTCATCATGTCTGGCAACCCAAACGGAAATGGAAAAGACAGATACCCACTTCCAAGCTGGAAGCCATTTAATGCCTCTGAAAAGGATGAGATGGAATTCTTAAGCCAGGGAGCTAAACCACGTTGTGAGGGTGGTATTCGTCAGAATTCCAGAAAGCAGGCTGTGAATCCATACCTTCCGAATTGGGAGTACATTCCAGATGGCGAGCCATATGTATTTGGCGATAGGGTTTATGTTTATGGTTCACATGATTCTTTCAATGGTGCAGCATTCTGTCTTGGGGACTATGTATGCTGGTCAGCGCCAGTGGATGATTTAGGCAATTGGCATTATGAGGGTGTGATTTATAGAAAGACAGATGATCCGCTTAATGAGGATGGCTATATGTGCCTCTATGCACCTGATGTAACAGTTGGACCTGATGGAAAATATTACCTCTATTATGTTTTGGATAAGGTTAGTATAGTTTCGGTTGCAGTAAGTGATACACCAGCTGGACCATTCAAGTTCTATGGTTATGTTCATTATGGGGATGGCACAAGACTTGGGGAGAAGGATGGTGATGAGCCACAGTTTGATCCAGGTGTAATGACTGAGGGAGAGGAGACTTATCTTTACACTGGTTTCTGCGGACAGGGAGATAAGAGTAGAAGTGGTGCCCAGTTTACAGTACTTGGACCGGATATGCTTACAATAAAAAAGGCACCAGAGATTATTGTTCCAGGCAATTGTTATAGTGAAGGAACAGGCTTTGAAGGCCATGCATTCTTTGAGGCACCATCAATTAGAAAGCATGATGATACCTATTACTTCATCTATTCTTCTGAGGTGATGCATGAGCTTTGCTATGCCACATCAGCATCGCCAGCAGGACCTTTCACTTATGGTGGAGTGATTGTAAGTAACTGCGATTTACACATTGATAGCTACAAGCCTGCTGACAAGCCAACAGCAGCAGGGGCAAATAATCACGGAAGCATAGTACAGATTAGTGAGGACTGGTATATCTTCTACCATCGACACACAAATGGCACATGGCTGTCAAGACAGGGCTGTGCAGAGAAGATTAAGTTCCTTGAGGATGGAAGCATTCCTCAGGTAGAAATTACATCTTGTGGCTTAAATGACGGACCACTTTCTGATGTTGGAGAGTATCCTTCATATATTGCCTGCCATATTTTCAATGAGAAAACAGGTATCTACGTTCAGAAGGATTATCCTCGCATCGAGCAGGAATTTGGAAACACAGGTCATGAGGATAGTTATATTTGTGATATTACTGACTCCACAGTAATAGGCTTTAAGTATTTTGATTTCCATGGCGTGAAGGGAATCAGAGTTAAGACTAGAGGCTACGGCGCAGGAACATTTGAAGTACTCACAGCACTGGATGGCGAAGTACTTGGAACAGTTGATATAGAATTCGACAATATTTGGACAGCTCATGAAGGAAGCTTTACACCAGCTAATGGTGCTTCGTCTCTATACCTAAGATTTAAGGGAACTGGTAATACACAACTTTCTAGCGTGGAAATCCTTCACTAA
- the tnpA gene encoding IS200/IS605 family transposase, which yields MDMNSLSHTKWECKYHIVFAPKYRRKVAYGQLKADIANILSTLCKRKGVEIIEAEICPDHVHMLVRIPPSMSVSSFVGYLKGKSTLMIFEKHANLKYKYGNRHFWCRGYYVDTVGKNAKKIEEYIRNQLKEDLEYDQMTLKEYIDPFTGEPVVKNR from the coding sequence ATGGACATGAATAGTTTATCACACACAAAGTGGGAGTGTAAGTATCACATAGTTTTTGCACCAAAGTACAGAAGAAAGGTTGCTTATGGTCAGCTAAAGGCTGATATAGCAAATATTCTCAGTACTTTATGTAAAAGAAAAGGTGTAGAGATAATTGAAGCAGAAATATGCCCAGATCATGTACATATGTTAGTTAGAATACCACCTAGCATGAGTGTATCGAGTTTTGTAGGATATCTTAAAGGTAAAAGTACACTTATGATATTCGAGAAACATGCAAATTTAAAGTACAAGTATGGGAATAGACATTTTTGGTGCCGAGGATATTATGTAGATACGGTAGGCAAGAATGCAAAGAAAATTGAAGAGTACATAAGGAATCAATTAAAAGAAGACTTAGAGTACGATCAAATGACACTCAAAGAGTATATTGACCCGTTCACGGGTGAGCCAGTAGTCAAAAACAGATAA
- a CDS encoding PqqD family protein — MKNKENFLDYVFKVSDDLAWTQSESGEVIVEMENKGFTNRIAQRFFKRPAVSHITLEGMGSFIFTCIDGNRSVYDIGLLIHDKYGDEAEPLYERLSVYMKHLEQVGFIRRLSK, encoded by the coding sequence ATGAAAAACAAAGAAAACTTTTTAGACTATGTCTTCAAAGTAAGCGATGACCTCGCCTGGACTCAATCTGAGTCCGGAGAGGTCATTGTTGAAATGGAGAATAAGGGATTTACAAATAGAATAGCCCAGCGCTTTTTCAAGCGTCCTGCAGTGTCTCATATTACACTTGAGGGAATGGGAAGCTTCATCTTCACATGCATCGATGGAAACCGTTCAGTATACGATATCGGACTTCTTATCCATGACAAATATGGTGATGAGGCTGAACCTCTCTATGAGCGCCTCAGCGTGTATATGAAGCATCTCGAACAGGTAGGATTCATTAGAAGGCTTTCCAAATAA
- a CDS encoding OPT family oligopeptide transporter has protein sequence MNEKFKPYIPADKVTPEMTPTSIIMGLLLAVIFGAANAYLGLRVGMTVSASIPAAVISMAVIRIIMKKDSILESNMVQTVGSAGESLAAGAIFTMPALFIWAKEGVMETPSLITITVIALFGGLLGVFFMVPLRSALIVQEHGVLPYPEGTACAEVLLAGEEGGSSAKSVFLGMGIGAVVKFVVDGLCAIQSVFTIKLEALKTEFSAEVYPALVSVGYICGPRISAYMFAGGILGWFVLIPAIVTFGGDIVMYPADVSVAELYAAGGAAAIWSKYIKYIGAGAVASAGIISLIKTLPLIVRTFVDSIKSIKTAGSASTERTARDMDIRFVLGAILVLILAIWLVPAVPVTLTGAILIVVFGFFFSAVSSRMVGLVGSSNNPVSGMTIATILIATICLKAIGDTGVHGMQGAIAIGSVICIAACMAGDTSQDLKTGYILGATPKKQQIGEIIGTIAAALAIGGVMVLLDSAYGFGSDMLAAPQATMMKMIIEGVMDGNLPWTLIFIGAFISITVEILGIAALPVSIGLYLPLELSSTIMLGGLIRKFADKKFGAQKEESGKGILFCSGLIAGEGIVGVLLAILTVLGATDAMNLSSVIPTGNVPAFILIALIGAAVYKSAMGTKNEK, from the coding sequence ATGAATGAAAAATTCAAACCTTACATCCCAGCGGATAAGGTTACTCCTGAGATGACACCTACATCTATTATTATGGGTCTTCTTCTTGCGGTAATCTTTGGCGCTGCTAATGCATATCTTGGACTTCGAGTTGGTATGACAGTATCAGCTTCAATCCCAGCCGCAGTTATTTCAATGGCAGTTATCCGTATTATCATGAAAAAGGATTCAATCCTTGAAAGCAACATGGTTCAGACAGTTGGTTCAGCTGGAGAGTCACTTGCAGCAGGCGCTATCTTTACAATGCCTGCACTTTTCATTTGGGCTAAGGAAGGCGTTATGGAAACACCTTCACTTATCACAATCACTGTAATCGCACTTTTCGGTGGACTTCTTGGTGTATTCTTCATGGTTCCACTTCGTAGTGCACTTATTGTTCAGGAGCACGGTGTGCTTCCATATCCAGAGGGAACAGCTTGTGCAGAGGTTCTTCTTGCTGGTGAGGAAGGCGGTTCTTCTGCAAAGAGCGTATTCCTTGGTATGGGAATTGGTGCAGTAGTTAAGTTTGTAGTTGATGGTCTTTGCGCCATTCAGTCAGTATTTACAATCAAGCTTGAGGCTCTTAAGACAGAGTTCTCTGCAGAGGTTTATCCTGCTCTTGTTTCAGTTGGTTATATCTGTGGACCACGTATTTCTGCATACATGTTTGCAGGTGGTATTCTTGGTTGGTTCGTACTTATCCCAGCTATCGTTACTTTCGGTGGAGACATCGTTATGTATCCAGCAGACGTATCTGTTGCAGAGCTTTACGCAGCAGGTGGTGCAGCAGCTATCTGGTCAAAGTACATCAAGTACATTGGTGCAGGTGCCGTAGCTTCTGCTGGTATCATTTCACTTATCAAGACACTTCCACTTATTGTTAGAACATTCGTGGACTCAATCAAGAGCATTAAGACTGCAGGTTCTGCTTCAACAGAGCGTACAGCTCGTGATATGGACATCAGATTTGTACTTGGTGCAATTCTTGTACTTATCCTTGCAATTTGGCTTGTACCAGCAGTTCCTGTTACACTTACAGGTGCAATCCTTATCGTAGTTTTCGGTTTCTTCTTCAGTGCCGTAAGCTCACGTATGGTTGGTCTTGTAGGTAGCTCAAACAACCCAGTTTCTGGTATGACAATTGCTACAATCCTTATCGCAACAATCTGCCTTAAGGCTATCGGCGACACAGGCGTTCACGGAATGCAGGGTGCTATCGCAATCGGTTCTGTAATCTGTATCGCAGCATGTATGGCTGGTGATACTTCACAGGATTTAAAGACAGGTTACATCCTTGGTGCTACACCAAAGAAGCAGCAGATTGGTGAGATCATTGGTACTATCGCAGCAGCTCTTGCTATCGGTGGTGTTATGGTTCTTCTTGATTCTGCTTATGGATTCGGTTCAGATATGCTTGCTGCTCCACAGGCTACAATGATGAAGATGATTATTGAGGGTGTTATGGATGGAAACCTTCCTTGGACACTTATTTTCATCGGTGCATTTATCTCAATCACAGTTGAGATTCTTGGTATTGCTGCACTTCCTGTTTCAATTGGTCTTTACCTTCCACTTGAGCTTTCATCAACAATCATGCTTGGTGGTCTCATCAGAAAGTTTGCTGACAAGAAGTTCGGTGCACAGAAGGAAGAGTCAGGAAAGGGAATTCTTTTCTGCTCAGGACTTATTGCTGGTGAAGGTATTGTAGGTGTACTTCTTGCAATTCTCACAGTTCTTGGTGCTACAGATGCTATGAACTTAAGCTCTGTTATTCCAACAGGAAATGTTCCAGCATTTATTCTTATCGCATTAATTGGTGCAGCAGTTTACAAGTCTGCTATGGGAACAAAGAACGAGAAATAA